The DNA region GGTTGAGTGCCGCTATAGGGGAGTATGCTATTTGCAGCAGGCGATTATAAAGCTGCAATATGTTTTCCCATTTTTGTTTGGAATCGGTTTTTTGAGTATGCCAGTAGGCTATGCTGGCTTCAATATGGTATTTTGATAATTGAGTACCGGTAGTGGCAAGGTTTAAATAAAAGGCACCTTTGGCTACCAGGTCATAGTTCCAGAGGTTGGTGTCCTGATCTTCATATAAAATTAGTCCGCCGTTTTGATCTGTGCGGGCTTCAAACCTCGAGGCATGAAAATACATGAGCGAAAGCAATGCATTTACCGGCGGTTTGTTGGTGCCTTCGTTTTCAATAAGCATGTGGCAAAGGCGCATGGCCTCAAAGCAAAGATCTTTACGCAAAACCTGGTTATCACTAACTGAATAATAACCCTCGCTAAACAACAGATAAATAGTAGTGAGCACGTTTTCGAGCCGGTTATCAATTTCAGCCGGACCAGGCATTTCGATTTCTATTTTTTCATTGCGGATCTTTTCCTTAGCCCTGAACAGGCGTTTGTTAATGGTTTCTTTATTGGTCAGGAAAGCTTCAGCCACTTCATCAATTCCGAAACCGCAAAGGATCCGTAACGAAAGCCCGATCTGTGCCTCGGGCGGGATGGCAGGATGGCAAATTGCAAACATCATTTGCAGCTGGCTGTCGCTGATGTTTTGGAGTGAAAGGTCGATTTCCGGTTCATAGGTCTCCCCGGTTTGTATTTCCGGGGATACTTTGTTTTCAAAAATGCTATTACGTTGCAAATGATTTTTCGCCTTGTTTTTGGCTACGCTACACAGCCAGGCGGTTGGATTAGGCGGAATGCCTTTATAACTCCAGGCCTGGGCTGCGGTAAGGAAGGTGTCGCTGGCGATGTCCTCGGCAGTTTCCATCTGATTAAACCCAAAGCGGCGGCACAGTACCGATACTATTTTGCGGTACTCGGTGCGGAATAGATGGGGAATGATTTCGGGGTTTTGCATGGGGCAAATGGAAAAATGTCATTGCGAGCGATAGCACGGCAATCTCGTAGCTGTGCTTCGCCGCTTTGCATATCTCGCAGGCATAACTACGGGATTGCCACGTCGCGCCGGATACTCTTTTGCCCGAGCTGCTCCTCACAATGACATGATTTATAAAATTATCCTTAATGCACCCCATCATTTTTGGCAACCTTCCGTACTTCAACGGTATTGCCATCGCCCTGTAAAACAGGGCAGCCTTTGGCAAACTCCACAGCTTCCTCAACCGATTCGGCTTTTACAGTGATGAAACCGCCTATCGTTTCTTTGATCTCGCCGAAAGGGCCATTGGTGACTACGCCGCCGTGACCTACAATTTTGGCATCGGCAAAGGGCAAGCCAGTGCCACTCACAAATTTGTTTTGAGCAGCTATGCCGCCAATCCAGTCCATAGTTTGTTTCATCCAGATTTGGATCTGTTCGGGAGAAGCCACTTTGGTGCCGTCCTCGTGCCTGAAAATTAAAACGAATTCGTCCATCTTTTTAAATTTTAAAGGTTAATAAATATATGAATTACACCTCTATATCAAATAGGAATGGCTGAATAGGACACGGCGGGTAATATTTATTTTGAATTTGAGATGTTCAATTTCGGAATTTTTCTGAACCGGGTAATTTTTTGAATTACGGAATTCATACAATTAAGATGAAAAATTCAATAATGTCTTTCCATCGATTTAATCAGGAAGGCTGTTTTAAGAACGGAAGCGGATACCTGCCATATGGTTAAGGCCTGTGCAGTATGAACGCACAGCCTGGACCGCAGGCAATGCCATGAGTTAGAAAAGCGGCTCTTGCCTATTATCCCAAAAGAAGAGAATATCGATCTGATCTTTCTTTATTTGGTAAAATACAGAACAATTTTTATGAATAAAGCCCTTTCTTATTTGAGCTGAGTTTTTTATCCCTTGAAATATGAGTGGTGATATACTAATTATATCAATTACTTTAAGAGTTCGCTTTTCAAAGTCTTTGACTACTTTAGAACCCCATTGTTCTTGTAATTGCGATTTTATAGCATCAAATGATTCAAGTGCACTTGAAGAAAAAACTATATTATAGCTCATTCAGATATCGTGAGCCGTTTTTTAAATTCTTCCAAACTTATACTGCGTCCAGCCTCAATATCTGCCTGCCCTTTAGCAATACCTTCGATTACATGAGGTGGTAATGTTTCTTCTTCTTTTTTTTCGAAAGGAATATTTAGCGCCTCAAAAAATGCCTTCATAACTTTTTCCTGGGCTTTTGAGGGGTATACAACGTATGCTTCCATATTTAAAGTTATCGCAAAATATCGTCAAAACCAAAAAAGACCATTTGCGTAAGCAGATGGTCTTTTTTATTTTTTGATCCCACACCTTTCAGTGGGCCGGTCGTCTATCAAACTTTGATCTCAACCTCAACACCGCTTGGCAATTCAAGCTTCATCAGGGCATCTACAGTTTTTGAGTTAGAGCTGTAAATGTCTAATAAGCGTTTGTATGAGCAAAGTTGGAATTGCTCACGTGCTTTTTTGTTTACGTGTGGTGAACGTAATACGGTGAAGATTTTCTTTTCGGTTGGTAACGGAAGTGGTCCGCTAACTACAGCGCCTGTTGGCTTTACTGTTTTTACGATTTTCTCGGCAGATTTGTCTACCAGGTTGTAATCGTAAGATTTCAATTTGATCCTGATTCTTTGGCTCATTGTTAATTAATTTTTGTGATTTCACCGATTAAAGTGATTTCACTGATTTGATTTTGAACTACCCTAAGAGCTATTTATTAGAGTAATTACTGAATTATTGATTTATTGAATTACTGAATTAGTTATTAGTGCTTTGGAATTCACTAAATCACTAATTCAATAATTCAAAATTGATTATTAGTCGATAGCAACTTGTTTGCGGCCTTTTGATTTGGCAACAACTTCGTCCTGTACGTTACGAGGTGCATCAGCGTAGTGGTCAAACTCCATAGTTGAAGTTGCACGGCCCGAAGTGATAGTACGTAATTGAGTTACGTAACCAAACATTTCAGAAAGTGGTACCATAGCTTTGATTACCTGTGCACCGTTACGGGTGTCCATACCTTGCAACTGGCCACGACGACGGTTCATGTCACCGATAACATCACCCATGTTTTCTTCAGGGGTTAAGATCTCGATTTTCATGATTGGCTCAAGCAATACCGGTTTACATTTTGGCAATGCTTCGCGGTAAGCAGAACGGGCAGCGATCTCAAATGATAACGCGTCCGAATCGACTGCGTGGAATGAACCATCAATCAAACGAACTTTTAAGCTTGTAAGCGGGTAACCTGCAAGTACACCATTGTCCATAGCGGCTTTGAAGCCTTTTTCAACAGATGGGATAAACTCACGTGGGATTGAACCACCAACAATCTCGTTAACAAACTGCAAGCCTTCTTTGTTATCGTCGGCTGGAGAGATAACAACCTGAATATCCGCGAATTTACCACGACCACCAGTTTGTTTCTTGTAAGTTTCACGGTGTTGGATAGTACCGGTGATAGCTTCTTTGTAAGCTACCTGAGGAGCACCCTGGTTAACTTCCACTTTAAACTCGCGTTTTAAACGGTCCATCAAAATATCCAGGTGTAACTCACCCATACCAGAGATAACTGTTTGACCAGTATCCTGATCTGTTTGTACGCGGAAAGTTGGATCCTCTTCTGCCAGTTTACCTAAAGCGATACCTAATTTATCAACGTCGGCCTGAGTTTTAGGCTCAATTGCCAAACCGATAACCGGCTCAGGGAATACCATCGACTCAAGAACCAACTGATGTTTCTCATCGCAAAGGGTATCACCTGTTTTGATATCTTTAAAGCCTACTACCGCAGCAATATCACCTGCACCCACGTTAGGGATAGGGTTTTGCTTGTTAGCATGCATCTGGAAGATACGGCTGATACGTTCTTTGCTTTCTGAACGCATGTTGTACACGTATGAACCTGCATCAAGGTTACCAGAGTAAACACGGATGAAGCACAAACGACCTACAAACGGGTCGGTAGCAATTTTAAATGCTAATGCTGCAAATGGTTCTTTTACATCTGGTTTAACCAAAATTTCGGCACCGGTGTCAGGGTTAGTACCAACAACACCTTTTGAATCAAGAGGTGAAGGCATTAACTCCATTACATAGTCGAGCATGGTTTGTACACCTTTGTTTTTGAAAGATGAACCGCAAGTCATCGGGACGATTTTACCGGCCAAAGTAGCCTGACGTAAAGCGTCTAAAACTTCGCGCTCAGTGATGGTTGTAGGATCTTCAAAGAATTTCTCCATTAAAGAGTCATCAAACTCAGCAACCGCTTCCAATAATTTCTCTCTCCACTCAGTAGCTTCGTCGAGCATATCGGCAGGGATAGGCACTTCGGTAAAGGTCATACCTTTATCATGCTCATTCCAAACAATACCACGGAAGTTGATCAAATCAACCACACCTTTAAACTGGTCTTCAGCACCGATAGGTAACTGCAATGGGATAGCAACGCTGCCCAACATTTCTTTAACCTGTTTTACCACGTTTAAGAAATCGGCACCAGAACGGTCCATTTTGTTAACGAAACCAATGCGCGGAACGTTGTAGTTGTTAGCCAAACGCCAGTTAGTTTCTGACTGAGGCTCAACACCGTCAACCGCGCTGAATAAGAACACCAAACCATCAAGTACACGTAATGAACGGTTTACCTCTACGGTAAAGTCCACGTGACCCGGGGTATCAATAATGTTCATGTGATAGTTATGGTTACGGTATTTCCAGTTTACGGTTGTTGCAGCCGAAGTGATGGTGATACCACGCTCCTGCTCCTGGGCCATCCAGTCCATAGTAGCGGCACCTTCGTGTACCTCACCAATTTTGTGGCTTACACCAGCATAGTAAAGGATACGCTCGGTAGTGGTAGTTTTACCAGCATCAATGTGAGCGGCAATACCAATGTTTCTTGTATATTTTAGATCTCTTGACATGTCAATTATTGAATTATCGAATTAGTGAATTAGTGATTGAATAAAAACGTCTGGGCTTAGGCCTATTGTATCTTCAATTGTTAATTCAATCCTTTTATTTATTTTTTATGGGATGAATTGCCGAAATAATGAATTATTGATTAGTAAAATGTTACCAAATCAATAATTCACTAATTCAGTCATTCACTAATTAAAATCTGAAGTGTGAAAACGCTTTGTTAGCCTCAGCCATTTTGTGCGTATCTTCTTTCTTCTTAACAGCGGCACCTTCGCCTTTAGCTGCTGATATGATCTCGCCGGCTAATTTCTCCATCATGGTTTTTTCACCACGACGACGTGCATAGCTGATTAACCATTTCATACCTAAAGCTATTTTACGCTCAGGACGAACCTCTGTAGGTACCTGGAAGTTAGCACCACCTACACGGCGGCTTTTTACTTCAACAGCGGGCATTACATTGTTCAAAGCTTTTTTCCAGGTTTCTAAGCCGTTTTCGCTTGTTTTTTTCTCAACAATTTCAACAGCGTTGTAAAAAATAGAGTATGCGGTTGATTTTTTACCATCATACATCATGTTGTTTACAAACCTTGTTACCAAAGTATCATTGAACTTTGGATCAGGAAGGATAATTCTCTTTTTTGGTTTTGACTTTCTCATTGCTTTCTATCCTCCTTAATTATTTCTTTTTACCTTTTGTTGGCGCTGCTGCTACCTGACCTGGTTTAGGACGTTTGGTACCATATTTTGAACGGCGTTGGTTACGGCCAGCTACACCTGATGTATCCAGTGCACCACGGATGATGTGGTAACGTACACCTGGTAAGTCTTTAACACGACCACCACGGATCAAAACGATAGAGTGCTCCTGTAAGTTGTGACCTTCACCAGGGATATAAGCGTTTACTTCTTTACCGTTGGTTAAGCGCACACGGGCAACTTTACGCATTGCTGAGTTTGGTTTTTTAGGGGTAGTGGTGTACACACGGGTGCACACGCCTCTTCGCTGTGGACAGCTGTCCAACGCTGGTGACTTACTCTTGTCAACCAGAGCTACTCTACCTTTTCTAACTAATTGCTGAATAGTAGGCATTTCTTGCTTTTTTGTCTAATTATTTTATCCCGCATTTCGGGACTGCAAAAGTACGAACATTATTTTTGATTTTCAAGTAGTTGTGTGAAAGTTTTTTTAGGGGGAAGTCTGAATCAGAATTTACAGAATTTGAGAATCAACAGAATGAAAGTTCAACGGATAACGAGTAAATTCTGATTCGGACAAGAAAAAATCCTGAGAATCCATTAATCCTAAAAATCACGGTTCAGACAAAATCAGCGAAATCAACGTAATCATCCTTTAATCAACGGTATAAAAAAAGGGCCGGTCACCGATGTGACCTGGTTTAGGAAACAGCGGGCCGGCCCGTAATACTTTATATAATGGTTTAATCAGGGAGCTTATTCTTTTACCTTATTCCAGGTATCGCGGTTAAAAGCCAATACCTTGGTAGGGTTGCCGCTCGCATCTTTAGTGAATTTTAAAGGAAAGCCAAACGCCTGATTTAAAAATAACACTTCAGACAATGGTTTAAAATTAATTTCCTTGCCATCCCATGATTGTTTGAGCGTTAATCCGTTGGGTATCGCGGTTATAGTCAGAAAAAGATCAGTCCTCTCATCCGACTGATATTTGCCTGCCAAAACTTTTATTTGTTCGGGTTTCAGTTGTACTTCTTTAGGTGGGGTATAGCTGTTTATCTTTGCCCATATTTGCCTGCCACCTAAGGTGATCTGGTTTATTTCACCGGCGTCATTTTTTGAAAATACAATAGGGATTTTTTCATCACCATCATCATCTAAAAATTCAAATTCAAGATCTGATTTGCGGGTTAGAGTTAGCTTTTGATCTCCGCCAAGCTGTTGGGCAATTAGTTTATCACCATCTGCTGTTATTTTATATACTCTATACTCGTTATCCTTTTGCTGATAAATGCCTTCAAAAGCTTTGAGCTGGGTATCGGCAATAATTATTGTTGGCGACTTTGCAATTTTTGCGATAACCGGTGCAATGCCTGAGCCCGTCAAAGCAAATGCAGCTATAAATGCAAACCTGCATATATAGCCCGTGATAATTTTAATGCTGGTCATTTTGATAGGTTTATAACGTTGAACCAAATCTACGAAAAATGATTTGGGAAAATCAAATTTTACAGAATTAAATTTTGATGATATTTATTTTTACTGTTTTAAATTCTGATTTTTATCTATTTTTCATTTAAAACCATAATAAAATTCTGTGCCGAATAAATCAGATGGGCATAAAAAGAGCGCCGGTAAAACCAGCGCCCTCTTTCATCACTCACTAAACTACTTATGGAAAACTTAAATTAACAATTCTTAATAACCGCGGTCGTGATAATGACCGTGATCGTCACCGTTATGGTAACCATTATTATAGCCGTTGCGGTACCTGTGATGGTGACCATAATCTTCACGAACAACGCAACCTGAGGTTACGGATACTACTGCTGATATTAATAGTGCCAAAGCAACAAATTTCCTTTTCATGGTGTAAAATCTTTAATCATCATCTATATTGAAGATGTACACATATATGACTGATAGAAATGGAAAAGGATTAATTGGGGGATTAATTTGGAGAGAAGAGAACTATTTGTTGTCAATGATGCTGGTTATAATCATCAAACCAACCCCATACTTTCCCGATACTCTTGCTGAATGATAAGCAAACAATTAGCACACAAACACCCGTCATACAGTTCGCTTACATATTGCACCTCGTTAATAGTGAGCTGCACGGTACTGCACTGGCACTTGGTGAATGAATTGGCTTTACATTCAAAAGCTGTTTGGCAGCGTTCGCAACGGATGATTTCGTGTTTGGGCATTTTGTTTGGTCGATGGTTAATAGTCCATAGTCCATGGAAAAAGTTTACTAAGTTACCTAACCGCGGGATAGCTTGTAAAATATGAATGTCATTAAAATAAAAAGTCCATGAACCATAGCTTTTTGGCTATGGTCCATGGACTATCGTCTATCGACTAAAAAAAACTTACGCCGAGCAAGTCACGCAGCCTTCTTCCATTGAGCAGGTTGGACCTGCCGGAATTTCGTCGGCAACGGCGTCAACAACGGCCGGGATAACCGGATCCATGTTTTTACCGCCCTGGTTTTCAACTGTAAATTTAACCGCTTGCGATGCAGCTTGTGTACGCAGGTAATACATACCTGTTTTCAAGCCTTTTTTCCATGCGTAGAAGTGCATTGAAGTTAGCTTCGAAGCATTTGGCGAGTTGATGAACAGGTTCAGTGATTGTGACTGGCAAATGTATGCACCCCTGTCGGCAGCCATATCAATGATGCTGCGCATCTTGATCTCCCAAACAGTTTTGTACAATGCTTTGATATCAGCAGGAATCTCAGGAATTTCCTGGATTGAACCGTTTGCGCTGATGATCTTATCTTTCATGCTGGTGCTCCACAAACCAAGGTTTACTAAGTCACGCAGCAAATATTTGTTTACTACAATGAATTCACCGCTCAATACACGGCGGGTGTAAATGTTTGAAGTATAGGGTTCAAAGCATTCGTTGTTACCTAAAATCTGTGATGTTGAAGCAGTTGGCATCGGTGCAACTAATAATGAGTTGCGTACGCCGTGGTTCATTACATCTAAACGCAGGTTTTCCCAATCCCACCTGCCGCTTTCTGGTTTTACACCCCACAGATCGAACTGGAATTTACCTTGTGACAATGGTGAGCCTTTGAATGTTTCATAAGCGCCATCTTTTATAGCCATATCTTTTGAAGCTGTCATTGCTGCAAAGTAGATGGTTTCGAAGATCTCGATGTTTAGTTTTTTAGCTTCATCACTTTCAAACGGCATACGCAGTTGAATGAAAGTATCAGCCAAGCCCTGTACACCTAAACCGATAGGACGGTGACGTAGGTTTGAGTATTCAGCTTCTTTAACCGGGTAGTAGTTGCCATCAATGATCCTGTTAAGGTTGATAGTTGCCTGGTAAGTTACTTCGTACAGTTTATCATGATCAAAAGCACCATTGTTGATGTAACGTGGTAATGCTAATGAAGCCAGGTTACAAACAGCTACCTCGTTTGCATCGGTATACTCGATGATCTCGGTACAAAGGTTTGAGCTTTTAATGGTACCCAGGTTTTGCTGGTTTGATTTACCGTTGGCAGCATCTTTATATAATAAGTATGGCGTACCGGTTTCAACCTGTGCATCAAGCACTGCAAACCAAAGTTCCTGTGCTTTTACTGTACGACGCTGACGGCCTTCTTTTTCGTATTTAACGTACAGCTCTTCAAATTCTTTGCCCCAGCAATCGGCTAAGCCCGGTGCTTCGTGCGGGCAAAATAAGCTCCAGTCTTCATTGGCTTCAACGCGCTGCATGAACAGGTCAGATACCCAAAGGGCGTAGAATAAGTCGCGGGCGCGCATTTCTTCTTTACCGTGGTTTTTACGCAGATCCAAAAATTCAAAGATATCAGCATGCCATGGCTCTAAGTAAACAGCAAAAGCGCCTTTACGTTTACCACCGCCCTGATCAACATAACGTGCAGTATCATTAAATACACGCAACATTGGAATGATACCATTGCTTGTACCGTTGGTGCCGCTGATGTATGAACCTGTAGCCCTTACATTGTGGATGCTTAAACCAATACCACCTGCACTTTGTGAAATTTTGGCAGTTTGTTTCAATGTATCATAGATACCTTCAATGCTGTCATCTTTCATGGTTAACAGGAAACATGATGACATTTGTGGTTTCGGCGTACCTGCATTAAATAAGGTAGGCGTAGCATGCGTAAACCAGCGCTCGCTCATTAAATGGTAAGTTTTGATAGCGCTTTCAATATCGTGTTTGTGGATACCCACCGATACACGCATGAATAAATGTTGAGGGCGTTCGGCAATTTTGCCGTCTATCTTTAGCAGGTATGATTTTTCGAGGGTTTTAAAACCGAAGTAATCAAAACCAAAATCGCGGTCATAAATGATGGTACTGTCAAGCAGCTCGGCATTTTCTTTAATTACCTCATAAACATCATCAGCGATAAGCGAGGCATCTTTACCTGTTTTCTTGTCAACATACTCATGCAGGAGGCGCATGGTTTCAGAAAACGATTTGATGGTGTTTTTGTGCAGGTTTGATACCGCGATACGTGAAGCTAACAAAGCATAATCAGGATGCTTGGTGGTTAATGAAGCGGCGGTTTCGGCAGCCAGGTTATCCAGCTCGGAGGTGGTTACGCCATCAAATAAACCTTCAATTACCTTTTTAGCCACATCAATGGGGTCAACTAATTGAAACCCATAGCACAGTTTTTCAATACGTGCGGTGATCTTGTCAAATTTTACGGATTCTCTTCTTCCGTCTCTTTTTACTACAAACATTTTGCCCCTCCTTTTGCCCCGTTAAAAGCGAAGCTTTTTTAGTTAATATTATTGTGATTTGATTATTTTCTGAACCTTGATTCTGAACCCTGATTTTCCTGATTTGATGATTTCCTGATGTAATGATCAGACCTAATCTCTGATCTCCAACCTCTAATCTCTTAAATCAACCTCTAATCTCTAAAACTAAAAATCATCATCAAGCGAAAAGCTTTTGCTTTCGGCCGATGCGTTCAGTACGCCACTTTTTTGATAATCGCCTACACGCTTTTCAAAAAAGTTGGTTTTGCCCTGTAACGAGATCATTTCCATGAAATCGAACGGATTGGTTGCGTTATAGAATTTATCGTAACCCAGTTCGCTCAGCCACCTGTCGGCCACAAACTCAATGTACTGGCTCATCAGTTTGGCATTCATCCCTATCAGATTAACAGGTAATGCCTCGGTTATGAATTCTTTTTCTATCTCTACCGCGTCGGTAATGATTTTGGTAACCTGTTCCTGCGGTAGTTTGTTTTCAAGCATGCCATATAATAAGCAGGCAAATTCACAGTGCGAGCCTTCATCGCGCGAGATCAGCTCATTGCTGAAAGTTAACCCCGGCATCAGGCCGCGTTTTTTAAGCCAGAATATGGAGCAAAAGCTGCCTGAAAAGAAGATCCCTTCAACCGCCGCGA from Mucilaginibacter sp. SJ includes:
- a CDS encoding ribonucleoside-diphosphate reductase small subunit, translated to MSLENELLLRENKDRFVILPIKYPAIWEMYKKAEASFWTAEEIDLSDDIKHWESLNSGEKHFISHVLAFFAASDGIVNENLAVNFMSEVQLPEARCFYGFQIMMENIHSETYALLIDTYVKDPAEKDRLFHAIETVPCVGKKAEWALKWINNGNFAERLVAFAAVEGIFFSGSFCSIFWLKKRGLMPGLTFSNELISRDEGSHCEFACLLYGMLENKLPQEQVTKIITDAVEIEKEFITEALPVNLIGMNAKLMSQYIEFVADRWLSELGYDKFYNATNPFDFMEMISLQGKTNFFEKRVGDYQKSGVLNASAESKSFSLDDDF
- a CDS encoding RNA polymerase sigma factor: MQNPEIIPHLFRTEYRKIVSVLCRRFGFNQMETAEDIASDTFLTAAQAWSYKGIPPNPTAWLCSVAKNKAKNHLQRNSIFENKVSPEIQTGETYEPEIDLSLQNISDSQLQMMFAICHPAIPPEAQIGLSLRILCGFGIDEVAEAFLTNKETINKRLFRAKEKIRNEKIEIEMPGPAEIDNRLENVLTTIYLLFSEGYYSVSDNQVLRKDLCFEAMRLCHMLIENEGTNKPPVNALLSLMYFHASRFEARTDQNGGLILYEDQDTNLWNYDLVAKGAFYLNLATTGTQLSKYHIEASIAYWHTQKTDSKQKWENILQLYNRLLQIAYSPIAALNRTFALAKANSPEEAIIEAEKLKLTGNQFYYTLLGELYTGIDNEQAKLNFEKALTLIKTPADNVLIQSKIDKLQN
- the fusA gene encoding elongation factor G, which codes for MSRDLKYTRNIGIAAHIDAGKTTTTERILYYAGVSHKIGEVHEGAATMDWMAQEQERGITITSAATTVNWKYRNHNYHMNIIDTPGHVDFTVEVNRSLRVLDGLVFLFSAVDGVEPQSETNWRLANNYNVPRIGFVNKMDRSGADFLNVVKQVKEMLGSVAIPLQLPIGAEDQFKGVVDLINFRGIVWNEHDKGMTFTEVPIPADMLDEATEWREKLLEAVAEFDDSLMEKFFEDPTTITEREVLDALRQATLAGKIVPMTCGSSFKNKGVQTMLDYVMELMPSPLDSKGVVGTNPDTGAEILVKPDVKEPFAALAFKIATDPFVGRLCFIRVYSGNLDAGSYVYNMRSESKERISRIFQMHANKQNPIPNVGAGDIAAVVGFKDIKTGDTLCDEKHQLVLESMVFPEPVIGLAIEPKTQADVDKLGIALGKLAEEDPTFRVQTDQDTGQTVISGMGELHLDILMDRLKREFKVEVNQGAPQVAYKEAITGTIQHRETYKKQTGGRGKFADIQVVISPADDNKEGLQFVNEIVGGSIPREFIPSVEKGFKAAMDNGVLAGYPLTSLKVRLIDGSFHAVDSDALSFEIAARSAYREALPKCKPVLLEPIMKIEILTPEENMGDVIGDMNRRRGQLQGMDTRNGAQVIKAMVPLSEMFGYVTQLRTITSGRATSTMEFDHYADAPRNVQDEVVAKSKGRKQVAID
- the rpsL gene encoding 30S ribosomal protein S12 produces the protein MPTIQQLVRKGRVALVDKSKSPALDSCPQRRGVCTRVYTTTPKKPNSAMRKVARVRLTNGKEVNAYIPGEGHNLQEHSIVLIRGGRVKDLPGVRYHIIRGALDTSGVAGRNQRRSKYGTKRPKPGQVAAAPTKGKKK
- the rpsG gene encoding 30S ribosomal protein S7; its protein translation is MRKSKPKKRIILPDPKFNDTLVTRFVNNMMYDGKKSTAYSIFYNAVEIVEKKTSENGLETWKKALNNVMPAVEVKSRRVGGANFQVPTEVRPERKIALGMKWLISYARRRGEKTMMEKLAGEIISAAKGEGAAVKKKEDTHKMAEANKAFSHFRF
- a CDS encoding cysteine-rich CWC family protein, with protein sequence MPKHEIIRCERCQTAFECKANSFTKCQCSTVQLTINEVQYVSELYDGCLCANCLLIIQQEYRESMGLV
- a CDS encoding ribonucleoside-diphosphate reductase subunit alpha — protein: MFVVKRDGRRESVKFDKITARIEKLCYGFQLVDPIDVAKKVIEGLFDGVTTSELDNLAAETAASLTTKHPDYALLASRIAVSNLHKNTIKSFSETMRLLHEYVDKKTGKDASLIADDVYEVIKENAELLDSTIIYDRDFGFDYFGFKTLEKSYLLKIDGKIAERPQHLFMRVSVGIHKHDIESAIKTYHLMSERWFTHATPTLFNAGTPKPQMSSCFLLTMKDDSIEGIYDTLKQTAKISQSAGGIGLSIHNVRATGSYISGTNGTSNGIIPMLRVFNDTARYVDQGGGKRKGAFAVYLEPWHADIFEFLDLRKNHGKEEMRARDLFYALWVSDLFMQRVEANEDWSLFCPHEAPGLADCWGKEFEELYVKYEKEGRQRRTVKAQELWFAVLDAQVETGTPYLLYKDAANGKSNQQNLGTIKSSNLCTEIIEYTDANEVAVCNLASLALPRYINNGAFDHDKLYEVTYQATINLNRIIDGNYYPVKEAEYSNLRHRPIGLGVQGLADTFIQLRMPFESDEAKKLNIEIFETIYFAAMTASKDMAIKDGAYETFKGSPLSQGKFQFDLWGVKPESGRWDWENLRLDVMNHGVRNSLLVAPMPTASTSQILGNNECFEPYTSNIYTRRVLSGEFIVVNKYLLRDLVNLGLWSTSMKDKIISANGSIQEIPEIPADIKALYKTVWEIKMRSIIDMAADRGAYICQSQSLNLFINSPNASKLTSMHFYAWKKGLKTGMYYLRTQAASQAVKFTVENQGGKNMDPVIPAVVDAVADEIPAGPTCSMEEGCVTCSA
- the rpsJ gene encoding 30S ribosomal protein S10, which produces MSQRIRIKLKSYDYNLVDKSAEKIVKTVKPTGAVVSGPLPLPTEKKIFTVLRSPHVNKKAREQFQLCSYKRLLDIYSSNSKTVDALMKLELPSGVEVEIKV
- a CDS encoding type II toxin-antitoxin system RelE/ParE family toxin; translation: MSYNIVFSSSALESFDAIKSQLQEQWGSKVVKDFEKRTLKVIDIISISPLIFQGIKNSAQIRKGFIHKNCSVFYQIKKDQIDILFFWDNRQEPLF
- a CDS encoding YciI family protein, with the translated sequence MDEFVLIFRHEDGTKVASPEQIQIWMKQTMDWIGGIAAQNKFVSGTGLPFADAKIVGHGGVVTNGPFGEIKETIGGFITVKAESVEEAVEFAKGCPVLQGDGNTVEVRKVAKNDGVH
- a CDS encoding DUF2683 family protein, which encodes MEAYVVYPSKAQEKVMKAFFEALNIPFEKKEEETLPPHVIEGIAKGQADIEAGRSISLEEFKKRLTISE